The following coding sequences are from one Panthera leo isolate Ple1 chromosome E1, P.leo_Ple1_pat1.1, whole genome shotgun sequence window:
- the FAM222B gene encoding protein FAM222B: MLACLPGPGDLSFQLLPHTQMNTGLQKWDTTQKMRAAHYPTPAELDAYAKKVANNPLTIKIFPNSVKVPQRKHVRRTVNGLDTSAQRYSPYPTQAATKAGLLAIVKVPAKSILKDFDGTRARLLPEAIMNPPVAPYATVAPSTLAHPQAQALARQQALQHAQTLAHAPPQTLQHPQGIPPPQALSHPQSLQQPQGLGHPQPMAQTQGLVHPQALSHQGLQHPPNPLLHGGRKMPDSDAPPNVTVSTSTIPLSMAATLQHSQPPDLSSIVHQINQFCQTRAGISTTSVCEGQIANPSPISRSLLINASTRVSTHSVPTPMPSCVVNPMEHTHAATAALPAAGPVNLPTGISRAPAGYPSDLKPVAWNQHQLAHLQQMCSEAGGTPAPGLTGKHAAGRELAGPGFVGKAPAYPQELCLAQSFHLKPPLEKPTPSPPVNGLAAPLAYPNGHYFQPLWNNILPTPNSDSSGSQDLAMPFHGGQPTGAPLDCGTAAGAHYRAGAGGGPVATQNSLMQTVDYLSGDFQQACFREQSLAMLSKAHRAPGNRAPDPADSRNLHIQHPGYR, translated from the exons ATGCTAGCCTGTCTACCAGGGCCAGGTGACCTGTCCTTTCAGCTTCTTCCTCACACGCAGATGAACACTGGACTTCAGAAAT ggGACACTACACAGAAAATGAGAGCTGCTCACTATCCTACCCCAGCCGAATTGGACGCGTATGCTAAGAAGGTCGCAAACAACCCACTGACTATAAAAATCTTCCccaacagtgtgaaggttccccAGCGGAAACACGTTCGTCGTACTGTGAACGGCCTCGACACATCAGCCCAGCGCTACAGCCCCTACCCGACTCAGGCAGCCACCAAGGCAGGCCTGCTTGCCATTGTCAAAGTGCCAGCCAAAAGCATACTCAAGGACTTTGACGGCACCCGAGCCCGATTGCTCCCTGAGGCCATCATGAACCCCCCAGTGGCGCCCTATGCTACTGTGGCACCCAGCACTTTAgcccacccccaggcccaggctctggCCCGCCAGCAGGCCCTGCAGCATGCACAGACCCTGGCCCATGCCCCTCCCCAGACGCTGCAGCACCCTCAGGGTATCCCGCCACCCCAGGCGCTGTCCcaccctcagagcctccagcagCCTCAGGGCCTGGGCCACCCTCAGCCCATGGCCCAAACCCAGGGCTTGGTCCACCCTCAGGCCCTGTCTCACCAGGGTCTCCAGCACCCCCCCAATCCCTTGCTGCATGGAGGCCGGAAGATGCCAGACTCAGATGCCCCCCCGAATGTGACCGTGTCTACCTCAACTATCCCCCTTTCAATGGCGGCCACCCTGCAGCACAGCCAGCCCCCGGACCTGAGCAGCATCGTGCACCAGATCAACCAGTTTTGCCAGACGAGGGCAGGCATCAGCACTACCTCAGTGTGTGAGGGCCAGATCGCCAACCCCAGCCCCATTAGTCGCAGTCTGCTCATCAATGCAAGCACCCGGGTGTCGACCCACAGCGTCCCCACGCCAATGCCTTCATGTGTGGTCAATCCCATGGAGCACACCCACGCGGCCACAGCCGCGTTGCCTGCCGCAGGCCCTGTCAACCTGCCCACGGGCATTTCTCGAGCCCCTGCTGGCTACCCTAGCGACCTCAAGCCAGTCGCCTGGAACCAGCACCAGCTGGCCCACCTACAGCAGATGTGCAGTGAGGCCGGTGGGACGCCGGCCCCTGGCCTGACAGGCAAGCACGCAGCAGGACGCGAGTTGGCAGGGCCTGGCTTTGTGGGCAAGGCCCCTGCCTACCCGCAGGAACTCTGCCTGGCACAGTCCTTCCATCTGAAGCCACCCCTGGAGAAGCCAACCCCATCCCCACCTGTCAACGGCCTGGCGGCCCCACTGGCCTACCCCAATGGTCACTACTTCCAACCCCTGTGGAACAACATTCTGCCCACTCCCAATAGCGACAGCTCGGGGTCTCAGGACCTCGCCATGCCGTTCCACGGTGGGCAGCCCACGGGTGCACCCCTTGACTGTGGGACGGCTGCTGGGGCCCACTACCGAGCAGGGGCCGGGGGCGGTCCAGTGGCAACCCAGAACAGCTTGATGCAAACAGTGGATTACCTAAGCGGGGATTTCCAGCAGGCCTGCTTTCGAGAACAGAGCCTGGCTATGCTGAGCAAGGCCCACCGAGCCCCTGGCAACCGAGCCCCTGATCCCGCAGATAGTCGAAATCTTCATATTCAGCACCCTGGGTATAGATAG